The Chlorocebus sabaeus isolate Y175 chromosome 22, mChlSab1.0.hap1, whole genome shotgun sequence genome segment GGTTTCTAAGTTTAAAGGGGGGATCGGCTTCAGGGCTTGGAGCAAGACAGAAGAGTCGACGGAAGGATGAGCTGGCAAGGGAGAAGGGAGTCTCTGGGGCATGAGCAAGGGAGCCGAGATCTTGTCTGGGTTCATGAAGCTAGAGAGGGCTGCAGCAGAGGCGTTGAGGCCTGGGTATAGCACTGGCACTGAGGTGGGATACCAGCACTTCTCCAGCATGGGCAGGTAGGCAGTCGCTGAAGGTGGGATCAGGTAGAAGGGCAGGCAGAAAGGAGGCTGGTGTGGGTGTGGGCCCAGGAACGGGGAGCTGATCACGTCACTGCTAGTGAAATGGCCTTCATCATCCGAAAGCTGCATCCGGTTCTTTTTTGTCGGGGGTTCTTCGGATTCTTGCTTAATTGCGCTGATCCTTTCTCCCATGGTGAACCTGCGTCCGTGGTCGCTTTTGAAGCACGGCTGCTCACTGCGCAAGTCGCCCTTCTCTGATTCTCCTCCGTAGCCACTGTCTGTGTCCGTGTCGCTGCCACTCTGCTCCCCACTCGAGTGAGCGAAAGTCCGCTGGATGACTGGCACGCAGTTTTTCCCAGGACCTTCCGAGCCTTTGGCCGGAGAGCTGGGTTTTTCCTTGAAGTCCATCACTTTGGGAGCTGGGTCTGATGGCTTCCTGGAGGTACCACCCTGCAGCAGCTCTGAGACCACCCGGTGGAGGTGGGTGACAAGCTGCGAAGACTTCAGGTCCCGAGTGTTCTCGTGCTTGGCCAGGTACTGAAGCACCTCCCGGGCACAAGTCTGGAAACCTGAGCAGAACATCTCTTGACCTGTTTCAACATTTCTCCCTGACAGCTCACCTAGGGAAACaaaaatccaaaggaaaatgTTTCAGAAGGCCCTGTGGTGTACCTGGATACCTATACTCCAAAAAACCAGGTGCTTTcgtttttgttaaaaaaagaaatcgcatttactgatttgtgttcCTAACTCCAAAAGTAGTATGCTCAGAGAAGAATTACACTGAAaagtataaataattaaattaaaataatccaTATACTAACACTcagataaaatatgatttttaatgttTGCATAATATCCTATCATGGAAATAGACCATAATTAATAGAGATGAGCTGTTTCCCCTCTTTTGGAATGTATAGGTGGTTTGTGAGTTTTCCATGTAAGTGAAGCAGCAAAGAACATTCTCATGTATTCATAAACCTGAGTCAATGCATACAACATTGCACCGTGGCAAAATGGGCAGAGGCCAGATAGTTATCAAAtgaggaaaagaatgaagaaacaatCACCACCTATAAGTAAACTTATTTTCAATGACTTGTAAAAGTTGCAGTCATGCTGTGATCTTTAATTAGGCTATTTCTATATCTTTTCCACATATTCTATCCATGATCCTCAAGACATTAGGTATGACCATCTTCCTATTTTTAATGAGGAAACTGGCAGAAGCATTTGCTGGGTTTTTGCCATTTTCATCATACGAGCCttggagaggaaggcagagaatgAAATGAGGGAGTGGGTAGAATAATTCTCCCCAGTGAGTACAGTATTATTTGGAAGAAGTGAGACTAGAAGGTTAGGTGACTCCGATTATCTGGAAGTCTGTGGAAACGAATGATGAAACTTCAGTGGTTTCGCTAGATTGTGCAATTCACCAAGATACCTAGTGGCTATTCAGGGAACCACATGAAATGCAGGAAAAACTCCTGCTGTATCCTGCCAGGATCACACCACACACCAAGTGACAAGgaagcaaagaaacaggaaaacactGGGGCATACCCACGATTTCTTCTCCAATGAAAGAGGGCTAAGAAGACCAACTGTAAAACACCCACAAGGCAAATTATAGGTGCCTTGGCATTTTAAAAGAGAGTAGGGAAATCTCCCAGAACCCAGAGACTCTCAAGCTAAAATGCCACAGGAATATCTTATCATTTCACTAATACGTATTCATGCCAGGTGGCACACTGCCATTTCAAATGAAAAGTCTGACCTTTTAGGAAAGATAAAACTGCATCTCCCCCAATGAAGGTGCATAAGCAATTTGTTGCAGTAATGTTTATTCCATCAGATGTTGAGCCCACAGGCTCTCTATTTGTGCTCAAACTCTTAAAGAGAGGAGAGCCAGAATCAGCACTCACCAGCTTGTAAACCGCTCTGCAGGGCAATGATTTTCTGCTGCTGCTGATCAATTAGGTTTGTTAGTGCTTTCACATGCTTCAAGGTAAGTTCAAGAACCACTGCTTTTTCCAAGTGACCCAAAGTCTAGAAAGAAAAGAGCCTTAGTCAGCGGTGAGGTCAGAGAAGTCCCACCTTTGGGACATTTCTTAGCAAAGAGAaatgtctctaaaagaaaaaaaaaaagtggatagtCTTTCTTCGTTAGCTGTtctaacacacatatatataaaatatatatgattaaataattttaaaaagggtgCCATCTATCTTTGGAGGCATTTTGGAAGCTGCAACTACCTCAGGAAAATGCTTGGACAGATAAATTTCTCCAGCAGCCTCTGCTGACCTTAACTCAGGGGAATCCAGAGATAACATTTTTCTGCAGGGGTGTCAACTCAGAGAGGGACCTCTATTATGTCTGGCAGCCAATAGGCTTTCCCTACTTCTTTCCTTACACCCTTTCAGAACTTCCAGCTCATTCAGGCTTTTTTGTTCCTCccgaaatacttttttttttttttttccatttccccaACCAAAGGCTGCCAAGTAGCTGAGGGCTACTGTCCAGAAAGGACAGGCCGTAAAAATCACACACCAAAGCAAGTCCCcttatttaacaacaaaaaaaaatgtgggggGAGTGGTGGAGGGAAAGGGGTAAATGTGTGTGGTGCTTGGCGTGTTCCTTTAAGTTAGAAAAACTAGGGAATCCTGAAAATCACCAGAAGTTAAACTCTTGAAAAGGAAGGCCAATTGGTGTTGGAGCCAACTTGGAGAGGTCCAAGCGGTTCTCGCCTCATTTGCATGAGTCAGCCAGAAAACGCCAGGACTGTGGAGGAGGACCCCACCACAGAGCCACCCGCCAGctctgatccgcccgtctggtcTGCAGTTCCCCGCGGAACCTGCAGGCGGCGAGTGACCCCCGCCCGCCCTCTGGGCAAAGGACTGGGTTGGAAAGGGGCCAGCTTCTCACTTACTGtaagtttgagatgttctggtagGAGATCCTTCAGCTGGGCGATGCACTCGTTAATCCGGTCACGTCTCTTTTTCTCGATGAGCCGGTGCGGCAATTTGTAGGTCTCCTGCAAGACGCACGGGGAGGCGGTGGGCGCTTGGGGAAGGAGATGAGAAGCCTATCCTCCCAGCCCCGCAGCACGAGTCCGGCAGAGGAGCAGAATAGCACCCAGAACCATCATCTGCCCTTTCTTTTCCAAGTCACTCAGAAGAGACACCGAGCCCACACCCTGCATCCCCTCGCCAACCTCAAAGCGAGAAAACTTTTCTTGGAAACTCAGCGCGCGCGAGGGGCTGAGCGCAGGGTCCCCAGGGGTGCACTTGCTTACCTTGCTGTCCTCGCTCCGCTTTATTCCCCGTCTTGACTTGTACACTTGGTACATGTGGGCAAAATCCATCCTGCAGGAAGAGAGACCAGGAAGGGTCGTGACTGCTTGCGCACGGCTGCAGGCGTTCTGCCGGGCAAGAACCCCCTGGTGCGCCCGGAGCTGCTCCAAGTTGAGAGTGGCGCATAACATGGGGCTGGAGTTGAGGCTTGAAGGGCCAAGGAGTGCCAACTTACCCTGGTAGGTCTCCGTGCTCCAGTCCCGGTGCTTTGGGCAGGCAGGCGGGGGGTGGTTGCGCGCTGGGGATCCGCTCCATGGTGCGGCGAGCCGGGGCCACTGCGCGCTCCTGTCTGCACTAGCGGAGCGTCTGGATGAGGACTGTCCTGGAGCGGGCTTCGGGGGTCTCTCCGCAGATGTTCCTCTGAGTCTGAGCTCTTTGAAATCCCCTGGGCTGCTGGAATCTTCGGCTTTGAGATGCAGCTTCAGTTGGGGGCGTGCATGGCCCGGTGTCCCCGCGGCCTCTGGCTCCGACTCAGCGCACAGACTGGCGGTGTGTGCTCCCTGCGCGGTCTGCGCCGTGCGAGCCAAGTGAATGAGAAGTGGGGCGGgcggggaggcgggagggagcGGGTGGGGGGGGGCGGTTAGGGCggagtgggggggtggggggacaaGCCGAGGAGTAATGGAGAGGCTGCGGGCTGGGTTAAATGGGAGCGAGTGGGTGGGTTGGAGCTACGTGTTCTACCCTGTGACTCCAGGCACGTCTGGCCACTGCCGGGGAGGGAAGGAGCGACCTGCCCGCCCTCCCCCGGCTTCATCACATGAGTCTCACGTGTTGGACAACGCTCCGGCGGCTGCTAgggagcccccacccccagccccggcCCCCAGGTGTCTGCGGCTGCGGCCGCCTTTCCCCGAAGAGGGGGTGGCAGCGCAACGTGGGTCCTGCCCAGTTGGGTGGGGGGCACGGAAGCTGGAAGGGACGggggtgctgggggagggggagagttGGTAACGTGGGCGAACCTGCCCCAGGGAAATGAAGTAAGTTCCCGTCTCCTGGGAGGGAACGGGGGAGGACGGATCCGCCCGCGTCTGACTCAAGCCGGGAGAGGAATATCCCCTTGCTAGCTCCAGCCcagccctcttcctcctcccccgcCCGGCCCGCTTGGAGGAACCGGCGCGCAGCGGAGGGAGTCGCCCGGCCCCCCAGCCTTCCCCAGAGGCTGGGGTTTCTTTCCGTCCTGGCTTCCCTGCCCCCACTGCTCACCCTCGCGTCCAGGAATTGCCCGCCTTGGGGAGGGACCGAGGGGCGGGGCGGATGTCACCCCATGGGAAGCGGGCAGACAGCCAAGCGCAGGGGCAGCTGAGGCTGCCGCCGAGCACGCCGCGCGCACCTGACCGTGGAGGGTGTGAGCCGAGGGCCCCTTGCTCCCCAGGAGCTCCGCTCCTGGGCACAGCCTGCGGGCGGGCGGGCACCTGGTTGCGCAGCCCCCTGGGTGCCCCAGTGTCACCCCCTTCCTCCCGGCCAGTCAAGCACAGAAAGATACCGGGCGCGGTGCCCGgtgttccctccctcccctgccccctccaGAGCAGAGGCGCCCGGGTCGCCTCCCCTCCGGCTGCAGCGTTACACAACCGCGGCGGCGGCGCCTGCCCTGCAGCAGCGCAGGGCGTGACGCTTCACGTGGCCGGGGCTCAGGTCGCAGCGCCGCGGACCGCGAGCCCCTCTGCGTTGACCCAGGGACTGAGACCCCGGGGACGTGGTGTGCCAACCCGGATCGGCCCTCTCCCTGCCTGTTGGGAACTTCGGCGGCGCTGTTTGCGGTCTGCACCCAGGGCAGGAGGGATGAGAGAGACAAGAAATAAAACCGCCTGTTACACAGTGAAATCTTAGCAATCATGCAGTCGACACATATTTGTTGAGCCCCCTACTCTGTGCTAGGCGCTGTGCTTGTTGATGAATCCGACACGGATCCTGCCCTTGAACTTACAGAACCTCTAGGAAAAGGATAAATTGAGCAATAAAGGAAAGGCAGCCCTGGGAAAATTGTATCGAGGCCACTGGctgacagagggaaaaaaaatgagaacttgtgttgctttgtgtttttaatttaatttaattctaacCAAGATGCCTAGGTAGAGAAGCGGGAGAGAAGCTAACCCAAAGTCCCGAGCCCGGGGCGGAAAGACCTCCTCCAACGGCCCCAGATCTCTGCAATCTCACTTAGGCTGCCGGAGggccccacccacctcccccggAAAAGTCCGGGCTCTGTGACCTTCTCACTCAGCCTGGAGCAGGGAAAACAGCTGAAACTCCAATCCCGCGTTGTGAGCAGCGCTGATACAGTCAGAGGAGGGAGCCAGTGGAAACTCATGACTAAAATAAGGCCTGGCTGGGGATTTCACTGacctctgccctcccctgccctgcaaATTCGGGGAGTTGAGAGATGACTGTAAGCCTTTCCCACTGCGCTTTGGGTCAGTCACCGCGCTGCTGGGAGTGACCTGGCAGTGGgaaggattgaaaaaaaaaatggggtcaCTGCTGAGACTGGGTGAAGAGTAGCCTCGGGTGCAGTTAGGGAGTCAGTCTTAACTGGCAGTGTCCTTGACGACCTAGAGAACTGGCATTCACAAGTTGACCAAACTGGGAGTGTATTTCCTTCAGGTCGCCTTGGAGAGCTCCCACTTCCTGTTTATATTTCACAAGCGTCAAACTCATTAGCAAGTGTGAGAAATGCCTCCTTTTCTAACTGCTAACTGGCATGACCTCACTTCGGGGCTCAGAGATCCCTCCCTGCCAGAAGGTACTTTTGCTGGCCAAAGGCAGGAACCGGAGTCCGCCCTGGAAACGTGCTTTCAATCTTGGGCGACCTGCTTCATTGTGTGACTTTAATAAGGATAAAGAGTTGTCATGACTGCGTCAAAACCACGGTTCCACTAGGAAATAAACACTGGGAGAGGAAAGGACAGACACCCCCTTCCGCTGACACCCCTCACCCGATGGCAGGAGTGAGCCCAAACCCTGCAGCTTCCATGGCTCATGGCTCATGACAATATCATTCTTAAAATTCTTTGAGTTTATCAACACATTTTGCCCCTACCTGCCCTACAACTGTAAATAGCAAAATGTATGCATTTCCTACTTTTTATTTGTTCCAAATGTATTCTCAAGCTTCAAGAACTGTTTACATCCTACCAGAGTTCCACCATATccggattaaaaaaaaaaaaaaaaatctgttgttcTCTCCATAGcttatggcttttaaaaaatagtaatttgaACAAACAATTCCTACCTGGCATGTATCTTTCCATCCTGGAGAATGTTACTATATCGGTCTGTCATCTTTTGTAGATATTAAAAACCTTTCATATGTCAATTTCTTTGCCCCTCACCACCACCTTATAGGCAGGTATTCAATTCACACATATTTATTGTTATTCAATGCCAGACACTGAAATAGAGCCTAGGGATGTATAACATATTCTGTTTGGAAAACTAAGGCTCAAGGAGGCTAAATAACCTGCCCCAGGTTATATAGTCTGGGATTCAGTCTGAGACAAGGCCCCGGGTTTGTTGGACTCCAAAGCTTGTGCTCTTAATCACTATACCTATGGTTGCCTGGTAGGGTTGTTTGGGTTGTGCACCGCTCAACTCCAGGGGGAGCTACTCACATTGCAGTCTGTGTGACAGCACCCTCTGGAGTAGTGCAGTGTGGCACTGAGCAGCTGCACTGGGTAATCCTGCCATTTTGTAGCCATCCCTGCTGTTTTATCTCTTCTAAGTGGGGAAAGAACATAATTTTGTACAAGAGAATGATgggatctttcttttctttcctattggGACTCAGCTTCTTGGTGGCCTTACACTGTGTGCTGAATGAGTCAATACTCTTACTATCTATAGTAACTCCTGGGCCCTTCCTGTGCAAGAATTTAGAGCTCCAAGCTCCCCTATACATCCCCACAACTTGCTTGCTCAGATACCACTTTTTACGTGCTTATGAAACCTCAAAAATTTTTATCTCTACTCACAgtaagaaatgcattttacatCATGTCTCAATACACACACGTGTGTCTCTATACACATCTTAAGTATATTTAAGCATAGGGCAGCCAAGGCTTGGTTGGGCTATAGCAATAAGTGACCACTACCCTCTCTCCTATACTCCTGAGTAACCACTGCtctcttaaaaaaggaaaaaagaaattaagccacTTAGAAAGAAGTCAgtcaggccgagtgtggtggctcatgcctgtaatcccagaactttgggaggccaaggcgggtggatcatctgaggtcaggagttcaagaccaacctggccaacagggtgaaacccgagctttactaaaaataccaaaaattagctggacatagtggcaggcgcctgcagtcccagctactcaggaggaggctgagacaggagaattgcttgaacccaggaggcggaagttgtggtgactgagcggagatcacaccattgcactccagcctgggcaacaagagcaaaactccatcaaaaaaaaaaaaaaaaaaaaaaaaaaaatccaatgtatTTCAGACAAAAAATTTCACAGAACAATATTTCACTCTTATTACATGCATTCTGATATTTTCTAGTTTAGTCTCAtctgttttattaaaagaaaaatattcaggtCTTGACTTACTAAGTTGATCTCACCACCCACCAATGGATCATgacctgaaatttaaaaatttgcctccggggcacagtggctcacgcctgtaatcctagcactttgggagtccaagtcaggtggatcgtgaggtcaggagttcaagaccagcctagcaaatatggtaaagccccatctctactaaaaaaattaaaaaattagctgggcatggtggtgcacgcctgtagtcccagctactcgggagactaaggcaggagaattgcttgaacccagaaggcagaggttgcagcgagccgagatcacgccactgtacttcagcctgggtgacagggtgagactccatctcaaaataaataaaaaataaaaacttgcctTACTCTAGGCACAGTGTTGTATTTTTGGCTTGGCCCCACCAGAAACAGATCACTGGCATCTGCACACTTGAAGATCTTCCAGATCACTTATAAAAGTGTTAAATAAAATTGCTGATCCTATTTGGACTTAATGGTATAGAGGTCTCCATTCAGGAAAATATCTGTTAATTCCTACCTTTGTTCCCTATTTATAATTACCCTTCTCATTTTccgctcttttaaaaaataatggcgTTTAATTCTTTAATTGAGAGGTAAACATAAAATACAGATCTTAAATGTTTGGTTCATGATTTTTGGTAAATGTACACCTGTGTAGCCACTGCCCCAcacaagatacagaacattttttatcaccccagaaagtttctttatatgtttttccAATCAATCCCCCAACCGCCACAATTActttctgatttctatcactGTACATTAACTTTGTCCACTATGGAGATTCATATAAATGAATGTACTCTTCAGAGTAAAGTTTCTGTCAGTATAGTTTTGAGATCCTGCCATATTGTCACGTGTATTagaattttgtcctttttttaattgctgagtgTATTTCATTGTACACAGATAGCACAGTTTATCTAGTTCCGTGTTAATGGATATTCAGGTTGCTTCCAGTATGGGGCTGTTATGAATGAAGCTGCTATcaacattcatgtacaagattTTGGGGAATGTATATTCTCATTTATGTTGGATAAATATTAGGAGTGGAATTCTTGGGTCACAGATTAAGTATATGTGAACTTTATTATAAATTGCCAAACAGATCTCCAAAGAGGTGTTACCATTTTACAAtaccaccaacaatgtatgagaattccaggggctccacatcctcactaacgtTTAGGgtagacagatttttaaattttagccattctaatgggtatgagataatttttttttgtcattttaatttgcatttctctgataactaatgaagttgagcactttttcatattattattggCCATTGGTGTATCTTATTTTCTGAAGTATTTGTCCGCATCTTTTACTtagtttttaaattgaattacttGCCTTCATAATTgtggtatatagaaatacaatccAATTTTCtatattgaccttgtatcctgcaaccttgccaTTATATTGTTGACTtttaggagttccttatatatttgaaTTACAAGTACTTTGTCAAAACATGATTTTATTAATGATGTCCTTTATGAGTAGAATTTTTAGTTTTGATAGAGTCCAGtttatcagtattttcttttacaGCTAGTGTGTGGGTCTTTATCGAAAAAATTTTGCATGACTCTAGTCAGAaagatattatatttttctctggAAACTTTATAGATAAGATTTTTGTACTGAGGTCTGTGATctgtcttgaaataattttttgtttatggaGTGAAAGAAGAGTCAAGATTCAGTTTTATGTTCCAGCAACACTTAACGAGACTTTCCCTTCCCAATCGGATTGACTTCAacactttgttgaaaatcaatcaacCATATGCGTGTGGTTCTATTTAtatactttctgttttgttccattggtctgtttgTCTAGGTTTCAACAATGCCACACTTTCTTGATACTGGAGCTTTACAGAAATCTTGAAATTGGATGGTGTtaatcttccaactttgttctttttaaagattgtcttggccgggcacagtggctcacgcctgtaatgccagctctttgggaggctgaggtgggcggatcacatgaggtcaggagtttgagaccagcctggccaacatagtaaaacccagtctctactaaacatacaaaaattagtcggtcatggtggtgggcacctgtaatcccagctactcaggaggctgaggcaggagaatcacttgaatccaggaggcggaggctgcagtgagccaagatcgcgccactgcactccagtctgagcaagaccatatcaaaaaaaaaaaaaaaaaaaaaaaaaaaaaaaaaaaaaaaaaaagattgttttgactattttaggTTCTTTGCATTACCATATAACTTTTAGattgagttttttctttcttcaaagaaGCTTGCTAGGATTTCTATGGGAATTGCATCATATCTGTAGATCAGTttagaaaaaatgaacatttaaacaatattatgCCTTCTTATCTATGAATATGGTatagctttccatttttttatgtcatcttcatttctttcagcaatatttgtagttttctgtgGAGAAATCTTACACATCTTTTGTTAGATCTGttcatatttgattttttaaaatatgtctgtaaattttaaaacatttcccaaTTGTTTATTGAGTGTATATAGAAATGCAGTCAATTTTTTTATCTATAaccttgctaaattcatttattagtttgaGTAGTATTTTTGATAGGGTTCTTCACACACGCAAACATGTTGCTTGTGAATAATGACAGCTTTACTTCTTTTCtgatcttttaatttattttttgccttaatactttatcaggataatgctggtctTATAAAACAAGTTGAGAAGTATTACTTCTTTTCTGAAGGAGCTTGTGTAGGATTGGtactatttcttccttaaatggaAAAGCCACCtgagcctgaagttttctttgggGGAAAGGTTTTTTTActatgaatataattttattaacagATATTAGgctatttagtttttaatttcttctttcattagtttggtcatttgtgttttttaagacATTTGTCTATTTCACTTAAATTTGCCAATATATTCGTATAAAGTTTTATCAGTTTCAATGTTTATAGTCAGTAGTGATAAACCTCTTTTCActccttttaaaactttttgttaatttatgtatttttcttgatTATCTTGCTAAGGGGCCTAtcaattttattaaactttaCAAAGATCTAAACTTTGATATTATTGATTTTCTCAATTGTTTGTTCatcttatatttcattttctcttttatttttttcctttttttctacttattttggatttaatttgctttaCTTTCTCTGGTTTCTTGTGATGCAAGGTAATGTgattttaaaccttttttcttgttacttttatttatttattctttattagactttaagttctagggtacatatgcacaatgtgcaggtttcttacatatgtatgcatgtgccatgttggtgtgctgcacccattaactcgtcatttacattaggtatttctcctaatgctatccctcccccctccccccacctcacgacaggccctggtgtgtgatgttccccgccctgtgtccaagtgttctcattgttcaattcccacctatgagtgagaacatgcagtgtttggttttctgtccttgcaacagtttgctcagaatgatggttaccagcttcatccatgtccctacaaaggacattacctcatccttttttatggctgcatagtattccatggtgtatatgtgccacgttttcttaatccagtctatcactgatggacatttgggttggttccaagtctttgctattgtgaatagtgctacaataaacatatgtgtgcatgtgtctttatagtagcatgacttataaacctttgggtatatacccagtaatgggatggctgcgtcaaatggtatttctagttctagatccttgaggaatcgccaccctgtcttccacaatggttgaactagtttacagtcccatcaacagtgtaaaagtgtttctgtttctccacatcctctctagcacctgtcatttcctgattttttaatgatcaccattctgactggtgtgagatagtatttcattgtggttttgatttgcatttctctgatggccagtgatgtgagcattttctcatgtgtctgttggctgaataaatgtctccttttgagaagtgtctgttcatatcctttgaccactttttgatagggttgtttgattttttttcttgtaaatttgtgtaagttctttgtatgttctggatattagccctttgtcagatgggtagattgcaaaaattttctcccattctgtaggttgcctgttcattctgatggtagtttcttttgctgtgcagaagctctttagtttaattagatcccatttgtcaattttagcttttgtggccattgcttttggtgttttagtcatgaagtcattgcccatgcctatgtcctgaatggtattgcctaggttttcttctagggtttttatggttttaggtctaacatttacatctttaatccatcttgaattaatttttgtataaggtgtaaggaagggatccagtttcagctttccacatatggctaaccagttttcccagcaccatttattaaatagggaatcctttccccatttcttgtttttgtgaagtttgtcaaagatcagatggttgtagatgtgtggtattatttctgagggctctgttctgttccactggtctatatcactgttttggtaccagtaccatgctgttttggttactgtagccttctagtatagtttgaagtcaggtagcgtgatgccttcagctttgttctttttgcttaggattgtcttggcaatgcgggctcttttttggttccatatgaactttgaagtcgttttttccaattctgtgaagaaagtcattggtagcttaatggggatggcattgaatctataaattactttggacagtatggccattttcaggatattgattcttcgtatccataggc includes the following:
- the BHLHE40 gene encoding class E basic helix-loop-helix protein 40, yielding MERIPSAQPPPACLPKAPGLEHGDLPGMDFAHMYQVYKSRRGIKRSEDSKETYKLPHRLIEKKRRDRINECIAQLKDLLPEHLKLTTLGHLEKAVVLELTLKHVKALTNLIDQQQQKIIALQSGLQAGELSGRNVETGQEMFCSGFQTCAREVLQYLAKHENTRDLKSSQLVTHLHRVVSELLQGGTSRKPSDPAPKVMDFKEKPSSPAKGSEGPGKNCVPVIQRTFAHSSGEQSGSDTDTDSGYGGESEKGDLRSEQPCFKSDHGRRFTMGERISAIKQESEEPPTKKNRMQLSDDEGHFTSSDVISSPFLGPHPHQPPFCLPFYLIPPSATAYLPMLEKCWYPTSVPVLYPGLNASAAALSSFMNPDKISAPLLMPQRLPSPLPAHPSVDSSVLLQALKPIPPLNLETKD